One Halobaculum roseum DNA segment encodes these proteins:
- a CDS encoding cobalamin B12-binding domain-containing protein, with the protein MSTQERETGRQIRCLIAKVGLDGHDRGAHVISRAFRDAGFEVIYSGLHRAPDEIVQAAVQEDVDVLGISILSGAHNTLVPKIVDGLKEYDAFEDTLILVGGIIPDDDREDLLEMGVGAVFGPGTPMEETIEFVRENVHDRE; encoded by the coding sequence ATGAGTACGCAAGAACGAGAGACGGGGCGCCAGATCCGCTGTCTCATCGCGAAGGTCGGCCTCGACGGGCACGACCGGGGCGCACACGTCATCTCGCGGGCGTTCCGCGACGCCGGCTTCGAGGTCATCTACTCCGGGCTCCACCGTGCGCCCGACGAGATCGTCCAGGCGGCCGTCCAGGAGGACGTCGACGTCCTCGGCATCTCCATTCTCTCGGGGGCGCACAACACGCTCGTCCCGAAGATCGTCGACGGCCTGAAGGAGTACGACGCCTTCGAGGACACCCTGATCCTCGTCGGCGGCATCATCCCCGACGACGACCGGGAGGACCTCCTCGAGATGGGCGTCGGCGCCGTCTTCGGGCCGGGGACGCCGATGGAGGAGACGATCGAGTTCGTCCGCGAGAACGTCCACGACCGCGAGTG